The following DNA comes from Eubalaena glacialis isolate mEubGla1 chromosome 1, mEubGla1.1.hap2.+ XY, whole genome shotgun sequence.
cGGGAtcggggagggagggatggaagggGGGTCGGATTCAGCTCCGGGATGAGGGGAGAGGATAGTGCCCCCGCACCTTAAAACTAGGGCGGAAAGAGGGGAGGAGGTAGAATGAGGTATGAATGCTAGAAGGCAAGGCAGCCGAAACTTGTTTCTCCCTTTAGGTATTAAAGCCCCTACCCCGACCCAGGTCCGCTCACGCTCAGCCTGGAAGATAGGAGCCCGGGAGCCCAAAATACGGTTTCAAAGTCCCAGTCCTCCGGTTCTCCAGAACCTGGTGTTTGTACACAGCCTCTAAGGCGCCAACCACCCGAGCCCTTACTCGAattaggggtgtgtgtgggtgcgTGGGGTTACAGTTCTGGGTCAAAGAGTCAGAAACCAAAACATTTTgcgatttttttaaatacagttatCGCTTAGAGCGGACAGGAAAGATCCTGAtggcggggcgggtgggggggagtGCTGTGGCCTTTCTCAAGAgcgagaatgtgtgtgtgtagaagggGTGTCGCCTAGAATTAagccttggggctgggaggatctTTGAGGGTCTTGGCGGAGGTGCGTTTGAAACGTAGAAGCCAGGATTCTAAAGggtttccccttctttctttgtGCCCCCCCCCCACGTCTGACCCCCGCAGCTTGATGCCAAGAAGAGCCCGCTGGCGCTGTTGGCCCAAACATGCTCGCAGATCGGGAAGCCCGACCCCTCGCCCTCGTCCAAACTCTCCTCGGTCGCCTCCAACGGGGGAGGCGCGGGCGGTGCCGGCGGCGGCGCCGGGGGCGACAAGGACGCAAAGTCGGGCCCCCTCAAGCTGAGCGACATCGGCGTGGAGGACAAGTCGAGTTTCAAGCCGTACTCCAAACCCGGCTCGGATAAGAAGGAGCCGGGAGGCGGGGGCGGCggaggcgggggcggcgggggcggcggcgggggggtTTCGGCGGAGAAATCAGGATTCCGGGTACCGAGCGCCACCTGCCAGCCATTCACGCCCAGGACAGGCAGCCCAAGCTCCAGCGCCTCGGCCTGCTCGCCAGGAGGCATGCTGCCTTCGGCCGGGGGCGGCCCGGAGGGCAAGGACGACAAGAAGGACCCcgaggcgggcggcggcggcggtggcggcagcAAGGGCTCCGGGGGCGCCTCGGCCGAAGGGGGACCCACGGGGTTGGCGCACGGCCGGATTAGCTGTGGCGGCGGGATTAATGTGGACGTGAACCAGCACCCAGATGGGGGCCCCGGGGGCAAGGCTCTAGGCTCGGACTGCGGCGGCTCATCgggctccggctccggctccggcCCCAGCGCGCCCACCTCCTCCTCGGTGTTGGGCTCTGGGCTGGTGGCGCCCGTGTCGCCCTACAAGCCGGGCCAGACAGTGTTCCCTCTGCCTCCCGCGGGCATGACctacccaggcagcctggctgggGCCTACGCCGGCTACCCGCCCCAGTTCCTGCCACACGGGGTGGCGCTCGACCCCACCAAGCCGGGCAGCCTGGTGGGGGCGCAGctggcggcggccgcggcgggcTCTCTGGGCTGCAGTAAGCCCGCCGGCTCGAGCCCCTTGGCCGGAGCGTCGCCGCCGTCCGTGATGACAGCCAGTCTGTGCCGGGACCCGTACTGCCTCAGCTACCACTGCGCCAGCCACCTGGCTGGGGCGGCGGCAGCCAGCGCGTCGTGCGCTCACGATCCAGCCGCGGCGGCTGCGGCTCTCAAGTCCGGATACCCGCTGGTGTACCCCACGCACCCTCTGCACGGCGTGCACTCATCGCTAACCGCTGCCGCGGCTGCCGGCGCCACACCGCCCTCTCTGGCCGGCCACCCCCTCTACCCCTACGGCTTCATGCTCCCTAACGACCCACTCCCCCACATCTGCAACTGGGTGTCGGCCAACGGGCCTTGCGACAAGCGCTTCGCTACGTCCGAAGAGCTGCTCAGCCACTTGCGGACCCATACGGCCTTCCCCGGGACAGACAAACTGCTGTCGGGCTACCCCAGCTCTTCGTCTCTGGCCAGCGCTGCAGCGGCCGCCATGGCTTGCCACATGCACATCCCCACGTCGGGCGCCCCGGGCAGCCCTGGGACGCTGGCGCTGCGCAGCCCTCACCACGCGCTGGGACTCAGCAGCCGCTACCACCCCTACTCCAAGAGCCCGCTCCCCACGCCCGGCGCTCCCGTGCCCGTGCCCGCCGCCACCGGACCCTACTACTCCCCCTACGCCCTCTACGGACAGAGACTGACCACGGCCTCCGCGCTGGGGTACCAGTGAGGGCGGTCGGGAGGGCTGtcgagggaaagaaaagaactggggggtggggaagagccGAGGGAGGGGCGGGAACAGGGCAGAGGCTACTGTCACCCGCGCGTGGGGATGACCCGGgccagaaaaggaaaatacatatataccgTATCTATCTACCCGAAACAGCGACCGAGACCCGGTGGGAAACTCACTCCCCTTTTCCCCACCTCTCATCTCCCCACCCAAACTttataaaagttgaaaaaatatcatttgactttttatagaaaaagaaggaaaaaagaattgagaaagTGTTCATCTGAGGACTGCATCGGTGGACACTGGTATTTATTTATGTTAGCTCCAAGCGGACCCGTGGTTCAAAAGTGCATTACTTAGTTTGAGCTCCGTAGGTAAaaaggaagagggggaaaaaattaaaacttgaggGTAAAAATGTGGAAAACAAACCCTCCCGTCCCTTGtagattataaataaatacaaaaccgCCACAGAACTAGAGGTCTTCTCTTTAATGTTACTTTAAAATTGCTATGATTGTATTGTACGTTCTTATTTAATGTCTGATTGAAACAAATTTACCTGCATGTTtgttacaaaaaatgaaaaaacaaaacaaaacaagtcacAATTTGTCAGCTCTGATTTCAAATTGCAATTATTTTTAAGGTGTATACCATCGAAAGAGAATGGATATTTTTTTGTATGTagtctggaagaaaacaaaaaaaaaaaaaaaaaaaaggaaaaacaattctaTTCCAAAACCTCATTTgccttattttgttctttaaaaggaacacttaactatttttaatttttaagtccaCCCGCTGAGAAGGGGACAAGTAAGGTTTACGTCATGTACTAAAATAATAGACAATGTATCGCTTTAAAGATTAAAATTCCGTATATTTGATGTATTAAaaggttttacttcttcttattatctttttttatttttggttaaagagaaagaagagcatgGCAGTTTCGGCCTCAGTGGGTTCCCTGGGCCTCATGGCTACTCATTCTTCCCAGGACCGTGGCCGCATTTCCGATTGTTTGGTTGTGATTTTCAGGAAGAGGCAAAGGCTTCAGACGGGCTGGCCAGTCGTGGGGGTTGgccttggggaaaatatttttaaaggggaTTTCACAATTTGGAAAGATAGTGTCCTTAGCTATCGCTAATTTCGTTTTTAATATTTCTCCCAGCAGCTGGTTtgttaaaagtgaaagaaaagaaaaggatttttaaatttttccctaCTGAGATTTTCGGGAGTTTGGGTTTCGTTTTGTGCACAGAGTGGCGCAGGTCGGGACTCGCCCGCTCGGCCTCGGCCCGGAGGAGGTGCCGCTACCCGCTGTCCCTCTCTTGGCTTTCCAAGCATCCCCCGTTCCGGGCGGGCAGCCGGGATCGATTGGGGGTCGGAGGGCTCTTGGGAACCTGTTTCCCAAGCCTGGGGAGGAGAGCGCGCCGGAGCCCTCTTGGCCCTAGGGGGAAAGTGAGTTCgcattccttttcttcttctggctGCGGAGGGCCAAAGGCGGCCACCAGCCGACCCCCTCcagccaccaccctccccccggGGCTGCTTCCTCTCTCCGGAGTCGGGACCCGCGTCAGGCCGGCGCCGCGGCTGCTTTTCCACATCCCGATTTCTCTGCAGTCTGCGCTTTATCCCAGTCTGCGCGGCAGGAGAGCGCGCCTGGGCCCGGGACCCGGAAGCCCCTTCCAGTTTGGCCCCGCGAGGGTCCTGGCGCCCACTGTCGGCTTCGCTGGGGCGACCAGGTGGACGCCGAGGGCCGTTCTGGGTTGCGAGCTCAGCTCCGCAAAGGCGCGGCGGGACTCTCCGTCCGGGCGCGGATCCCCGCGGGGCGCGCCGCTCCCTTCTCCCCAGCTTGAGCGGCAGGACGGAGCTGCCTGAAGCGCCCATGGAACCAGGCAGAGAAGATGTCTAATCTTTTTGGGAGGGGGACGGGGGTCCAAGGCCCACCCCCCACCCGCGATCACACACCCCCACCCGcgatcacacacacactcatactccAGGCCCGGGCGCAAGTCCTGGTCTCTGGCTGTTTGGGCGCTCGCCCCGCCGGGTCCGCGGGAGTTCTGGGTCCAGAGCTCGCCTTTCCTGGGATCCTGGGACCCTGGAGTCGCGGCGCTGAGCGCGCGCCCCGAACTCCTCTCCCCAGGGTCAAGCCGTTCTGGGTTCTCCGAGCCACCCGTCTCCCTCGGCGTCAAGCTCCCCCTGCTGCCTCGGGAAGCTCACCGCCGCGCAGAGGCCGCCCTCGGCCTCAGACTTCGGTCAGTCAACCGCGCGGCCCCGCCGCCATTTGCTCGAGGGTTGGTGACTCTGAGATTTCTACACCCTCCTCCCAGCGTCAGCCTCACGCCTGCGGGGCCTTTTCCCGGGTTGAACGCAAAGCAGGCCCGGCGACCTCCGGGACGCCGCGGGGAGCTCCCAGGCCTCCTCCTGGAGAGGACTTGGTAGAGGAAGACTGGCTTCGCGTCGCCTACCCGGAGGGGGCAGCCTCCCGCGCCTCCGAGCCGCCTGCCCGCACTGCACCCGGGACGACGCCGTCTTGCTCCCACTCTGGTCCGGCTAAgagaggctgggctgggcctAGCTGGGTCTAGCTTATTGAGAACCTCGGCCGATGGAGCGACTTGTCACCCGCAGGCTCTCggacagacccccccccccatgggATGGGAGGACATTCTAGGAGGTGGTGCGGCCCGAGTCCCGAGGACTCCAGTGTCCACGGCTTGTGACGTGAAAGCCAGGCCCTTGCTCACCCCTCACCAGCACCAGCCCCGCGCCCCTGGCCACTGCGACCCACACGGTTCGCTATCCTTTGCCTCGAGTCTTTGGCAAGGGCCACCACACCTTGCCCGCCGGGACCCACTTGGGAGGGAAGGACCTAGAAATTCCCCAGCCCTGGAATTTCAGGTCTGGGACCGGCATGGAGACGAACTGGGCACGCTCGTGCCTTCACGCCCAGTCTCGatattttattaacaaaaatcAAACCCAAAACGCCTTGAAATTTTAATGAGACCTCCTTCCCGGAGAATCTACTCAGAGGCAGTAAAATTCCGGAGCTGGGGGCCGGAGGTTGGGGGAAGAAAGCGTTCCCCGACGTGTGAGACAGAGCTGAGTCACCCCGGGCACCGGGTTAGTGAGGAGAGGGTGCCAGTGTGTGCTGTAGGTCCAGACCAGGCGCGACCCCGCTCGGGGAACAGACGCCCCATCCTCGCTCCGCGCCCCCGGCTCTCCCGCTGTCTCTTGAACTGCCGCGGGATCCTCCGCACGCCGGCCCGCTGCCGCCGAAGCCCGAGCGGAGCGCGGCGTGTCCGCCAGGCGGCGATGCGGAGTCCAGCGGAGCGGGCAAGAGACCCGGAACCCTGGCCAGCGCGCGGGACGCCGGCTGGGTGGTCAGCCCGAGACCCCACGCCTCCACCTTCGCACGGTTTTCGAAGCGGTGTCTCGGAGCTCCCTCCTGGTAGTTCCTTGCTCCTCTCCTGCTGCGAACCATGTCCTCCGCGCTTCTCCACCTGCACTAGCTTCTGCTTTTGTGTTCCCCGTACTCTCTTTTTCTACCCCAGAGGAGTTGGCCCACGTGTCAAGGGCCCCTCCCCATCCCGGGGAGCTCCCACCGACCTCATCAAGGCTCCGACAGGTCACTTTGTCTGTCATAGTGAAGTGATCCCCAgacattcatgcattcattcattctcattctctgaGTATTTCCTACGACCTACCCCTTGCCAAGGACTGCCCATCTCTTTACTCACCCCtgacacagatggagaaactgaggctaagtCCTGGAAGCCAGTGGCAAGGCCAACAGAGAAAGCCCAAGCCTTTCCCTCGATTCAAGCCCCGCCCCAATCTGTACCTCTGGCAGTGACACTGAGTGACCCTGGTGTCTCTGTGCTGAGTGGTCTTTAAGCAATAAGGAAAGGCAGATGAAAAAGGCTTCTAGTTGGTGAACTCCCTGTGCTTTGGAAAATGTGTAAAAGTTGCCCAGAAGGTGAGGCCTGTCCCTGCGAGGCCATCTGATGGCCTCTTCTGCACATATTGCCTTACGGTTCCTCATCTATAATACTATGGCTAGAGGCCTGGTGGTGCTCAGAGTGACTGCAAAGCTGCAGGCTGACCTGCTCACTCTGTTATGCCCAGCCCATATTATCCTGTATTAtccatttaaacctcacaacaattCCATGAGGTTGTTAGAAGCTTtacccctgttttacagatgagaaaactgaggctcagccgGGGAAGGATACTAGCTTGAGGTTACACAACTAGTGAGTGATGAAGTCTATGCAGAGATTCTCACCTTGGCTGCTCTCACCTGAGGCAATTTTAAAGCATAACAATGCCTGGGaggcagagattctgattcagctggGAGAGAGTGTGGTGGAcataactgttttctttttcttttaagttctcagcgttgttattattattttactttttattatggagattttcaaacatacacaaaggtAGAGGGAATGGTATACTAGACACCCACAAACCCATCACCCAGCCTCAACTCATATGACCAATCTTGTTTcctctctgccccctccttctTGCCTCCCCCAACCCATTAATTTGAAGTGAATACAGACATCTTATCATTTCACTTCCTCAGATGTTCATCACTTCCAGCTAGGCTCACAATCtagggctcatcccactgcccccCTTAGTTGAGGCGTAAGTTCAGATAATGCAcagcaaagctgggatttgaactcattTCTATCAGACCCAGAGCCCCAGCACTTCACCCTACCCTGTGCTGGAGATCCCTCAAAGTCCTGGGGGTACTGATCTCTCTCTGCCCAGTGTGACCCTGGGGTTTGCCCAGGGGGTGTCTGGGCTGCAGAAAGACTCTTGAG
Coding sequences within:
- the ZNF503 gene encoding zinc finger protein 503, translating into MSTAPSLSALRSSKHSGGGSGSGSADPAWTSALSGNSSGSGPGPGSSPAGSTKPFVHAVPPSDPLRQANRLPIKVLKMLTARTGHILHPEYLQPLPSTPVSPIELDAKKSPLALLAQTCSQIGKPDPSPSSKLSSVASNGGGAGGAGGGAGGDKDAKSGPLKLSDIGVEDKSSFKPYSKPGSDKKEPGGGGGGGGGGGGGGGGVSAEKSGFRVPSATCQPFTPRTGSPSSSASACSPGGMLPSAGGGPEGKDDKKDPEAGGGGGGGSKGSGGASAEGGPTGLAHGRISCGGGINVDVNQHPDGGPGGKALGSDCGGSSGSGSGSGPSAPTSSSVLGSGLVAPVSPYKPGQTVFPLPPAGMTYPGSLAGAYAGYPPQFLPHGVALDPTKPGSLVGAQLAAAAAGSLGCSKPAGSSPLAGASPPSVMTASLCRDPYCLSYHCASHLAGAAAASASCAHDPAAAAAALKSGYPLVYPTHPLHGVHSSLTAAAAAGATPPSLAGHPLYPYGFMLPNDPLPHICNWVSANGPCDKRFATSEELLSHLRTHTAFPGTDKLLSGYPSSSSLASAAAAAMACHMHIPTSGAPGSPGTLALRSPHHALGLSSRYHPYSKSPLPTPGAPVPVPAATGPYYSPYALYGQRLTTASALGYQ